The DNA sequence ATCCCAGGTTGAATCGTAGTGCAGGTTCCAGTACCAGTTATATGACTCAAAGTAGCCATCCCCAACCCTATACGGAGAATAGGTTCCTGAAACCGTCATAACAGGGGGCGTGTACGGGCACGATGAGGAATAGTCGGCCGTATAATAGACGCCCTGGTACCCAAACATGAGCATGGTGGCGCTGTATATCTTGACATAGTCGACGGGGGCCGGCTCGGCGATCACGGTCGGCAAATCATATCCACCCTCCGCATAGGTGATGGCGTCAAAGGGAAGATACACGGTGTAGTCGCCATAGGCGTCCGAATATATGAGGGCATAGCAGTATTCTCCTGCGACACGTTGTATCGTGCCTGTCATCGCTAATGATGCCCCCACGCCAAAGCCCGCTTCGTCCGGGTCGGCAAAGTCCCCATCCCATCTACCCTCTATATGCAGGTTCCCGGAGGGGGTAACCTTCCCCATGGCAAACACACGGAGATCCGCACCGCCCGCCGTTTCGTAGTGTAGAACATACCGGGTACCGGGCTCAAAGTCCACCCCGTTGAAGGTGAACTTCTTCTGGCCCGGATTGATCATCAGCTTGCCCGACCCGTGCGTGTCGGTCGCCGCGACGTCATAGAAGTAGACCGACGACGCTCCCGCCTGACGAGGGTTCTCGTCCTGCTTTGCAGCAGCGACGCCCACTCCTGCGGCCGCAAGCAGCAGGATGCAGAGGGTTATCGCTATAATTCTCGTTCGTTTCATGTTCATCATCTCATGGTTCAGCCGGCGGCTGTTCCGGCATGGTGTGTAGGCCGCCTGCTAAATGAATCCCAGATGGCGAACGGTGGCAATAAAGATTGGCGTGCAATGCAGTCGATGTGGAGAGCGGCATACGGGGAGGAAGAGATGAATGCACGCCGTATGAATGTGACGGGACGTTCGCTAAATTGGCTATTTATTGAGGAGGGATCCGTCGCAGGTGGCATTCCCCATGTGGGATAAGAAGGAACGGGGAGCATGGCCGCTCCCCGTTTCGCCACCGGCGTCGAACGCTCCCTTCAAAACGCAGCAGTCATCGTAGCCGTCGTGGTATACGAGTTGCCGTCAGTGGTTGTTATGGTGATGATGGCTGTAAATGGAGGTCCTAAATCCCATTCTTCTTCCGGACAGACTTCATCACCGCACAATGCACAGGTGGTACACCCTATCGATTCCCAGTTGGCATTTATGGAGTATGAGTTGGTCACGGGGAGTTCAATAGCCGGGAAGCCAAGCCATGCGTCAGTACGTTGCGTGTATTGGCTCAGACAGGTATGAGGTATGTTGTCTTCCCAAGGGGTGTGCCAGTCATCATACATGCCGATTATGGACCATGAAACTCTTTGCAATACAACTCCGGGCGGGAGATGGCTCGCATCATATGTTGCATGGTAGTTGAGATTCCAATACCAGTCATACCAACCCCATTCACTATTCCACTCACGATATGGCGAATAACTTCCCGAAACCGTCATAACAGGAGGCGTGTACGGGGGCGATGAGGAATAGTCAGCCGTATAATAGACGCCCTGGTACCCAAAAATGAGCAGGGTGGAGCTGTATATCTTGACATAATCGACGGGGGCCGGCTCGGCGATCACTTTTGGCAAATCATATCCGCCCTCCGCATAGGTGATGGCGTCAAAGGGAAGATACACGGTATAGTTCCCAAAGGCATCCGAATAGATGAGGGCGTAGCAGTATTCTCCTGCGGCACGCTGTATGGTGCCGCCCGTGATCGCCGATGATGCCCCCACGCCAAAGCCCGCTGCGCCGGGGTCGGCAAAGTTGCCTTCCCACCTCCCTTCAACATGCAGGTTCCCGGAGGGGGTTACCTGCCCCGTGGCGAAGACGCGGAGATCCGGGCTCCCTGATGTACTGTAGTGCAGGATGTACTTGGTGCCGGGCTTGAAGTCCTTCCCGTTGAGGACGAACTTCTTCTGGCCCGGATTGATCATCAGCTTGCCCGAACCGTGCGTGTCGGTCGCCGCCACATCATAGAAGTAGACCGACGACGCACCCGCCTGACGGGGGTTCTCGTCCTGCTTTGCAGCAGCGATACCTGCGCCTGCGGCCGCAAGCAGCAGGATGCAGAGCGTTATCGCTATCATTCTCGTTCGTTTCATAGGAATCATCTCATGGTTTTAGTCGGCGGCCGTTCCGGCATGGTGTGTAAGCCGTCCGCTAAATAAATCTCAGATGGTGAATGGTGGCAATAAAGATTGGCGTGCCGAGGGAGTGCCGGTGCATGCACTGGTGCGGATTTCGAGGATTGATTGAGAATACCGGTATTCCAACCCCATACTTTTTTGATCGCTTCAGCAGGTCCGTGATCGGATCGAGATTTTTATAGGAGAAAGCACGCCCCATGAACCTTGCGTCAGGTCGCTATTCGCGCAATGGACATTCACCGATGAAGGCGTGCAGCAGATTTGTCTGGAGATGGTGTTCCGGTTGAGGAAAAAGGAAGGAAAGGAGAGTGCGGGAACGCTCCTTCATTCCGCGGGAGGCAACGTAATGGTAGTGGTATACGTGTTGCCGTCACTGGTTTCTATGATGGCGCTGGCATAAAATGGGGGACCAAATAACCATTCATCGGGTGGACAGACCTCATCATCACACACTGCACAGGTGTAACACCCTACCCACTGGCTATCACCGGTATGGAACGGCGGGTAGACCGCTTTGGGGGGGATGTTCCATTCAGGATATCCCGGGGAACCTACCTGGTATGCACCTCCCGTCCAGACAGTTTCGTTGTTCCACTCGTATGATGTAGCGTAGAGGTCAATAGTACTCTTGTACACTACCACTCCGGGCGGGAGATGGGCGTAATCCCATGATGTTGCAGCATACAGGCTCCAATACCAGTCATTCAGCTTAATGTCGTCAAGCCACACACTATATGGCGGCGAATAGCTCCCACAAACGTCGGGAACAGGAGGGATGTACGGGGGCGACGAGTAAAAGTCGGCCGTATAATAGACGCCCTGGTACCCAAAGTACAGCACGGTGGAGCTGTATATCTTGACATAGTCGACGGGAGTCGGCTCGGCGATCACGGTCGGCAACGCATGACCCCCTTCGGAATAGGTGATGGCGTCGAAGGGGAGATAGACGGTGTAGTCCCCATAGGCGTCCGAATAGGTGAGGTTATAACAGTATTCTCCTGCGGCACGTTGTATCGTGCCCATCATCACCGATGACGCCCCCACGCCAAAGCCCGCTTCGTCCGGGTCGGCAAAGTCCCCATCCCACCTACCCTCGACATGCAGGTTCCCGGAGGGAGTGACCTTCCCCATGGCGAATATGCGCAGGTCCGGGCTCCCTGATGTGCTGGAGTGCAGGACATACTCAGTACCGGGCTCGAAGTCCTTTCCGTTGAAGACGAACTTCTTCTGGCCCGGATTGATCATGAGCTTGCCCGAACCGTGTGTGTCGGTCGCCGCGACGTCATAGAAGTAGACCGACGACGCACCCGCCTGACGAGGGTTCTCGTCCTGCTTTGCAGCGGCGACGACACCTGCGCCTGCGGCCGCAAGAAGCAGGATGCAGAGCGTTATCGCTAAAATTCTCATTCGTTTCATAGAATCATCTCATGGTGTTAGTCGGCGGCCGTTCCGGCATGGTGAGCAGCCGTCCGCTAAATAAATCTCAGATGGTGAATGGTGGCAATAAAGATTGGCGTGGCCTGGAGGCGGTACGGAGACCGGCATGATTGGATGAAGAGAGAATGCACGCCGTATGAGCCTGGCGACAGGTTGCTATTCGGAATGTACAGCCAATGACGCAGGCGGGGTATCAGGGAAGTCGATGGGGTGCCGGTGCATGCACTGGTGCGGATTTTGAGGATTGATTGAAAAGGTATGAATAAAGAGAAGTAAATTAGAGAGCAGCGGTTAGATCTAATTGAGGATTGTAACTCTTCGAGTTTTACTTTTTTGTATTCAATAAAATTAAGATAAAACTTCAATTTTTCAAATATTAAACTAAAGAAGTGAAAAATAAATATCAAATTTTTAATGCAATCTCTGACTCTTTTTTGTTTTAGAAATTGACTTGTTTATAGAAGCAATAATACTGTCCCGATCATTCACTATATTCCGTTGAATTTTTTCCCAATCTTCCTGACGAACAAAATTAAGCGATGTAGATCTGGTATTGATTGTCCTTTTTTTAGAGATTGGCATGATGCTCACTGTCTTCTTCACCTAAATTAACTTAAAAGTTGCTAAATTTTAGAATTGAGAAAAAAAGAATTATTAGAATTACTTGGACGAATAAAAAATAAACACTCCAAATTATCGCTTTATCGTATCCAAAACGCCCAAAAGGGAGATCTATAGATACAATTTTGTCAATTTCAAAGTCATAAAGCCACCCCTTTGAAAGCAATAAATATGATATTACAATTGAATTTACGGTAATTAATATTGGAAGACACTCATTTGATTGTGTAAAACACAGAAGAATATTCATGAGTGTGACAATTAGTACAAAAGCATAACCTAATTCGAACCATTTTTTTTGTGTACCACTTAATCTATGCTTAATATAAATTCGAAAATCACAATTTGGAATGGATTTCTTAGAGATTATAGTTATACGGGTATCTGACTCAAATAGTTGTATAGCATCGTTTTCTTTTAATGAATCCAGACTATAGTATTTCCCGTCACTTTTATAAAACAGAGAATGAGCTTTTAATGAGAATTTTCTGGAAGGGCGAATTTCAACATAATTTCTAGGA is a window from the Methanovulcanius yangii genome containing:
- a CDS encoding cupredoxin domain-containing protein, encoding MPESGDILIIRIRHFSNFQNPFIIACVEEYTLYNKSDDAVDSLSFNIGSFKSNLHVIDANGEYLPFHTDLKNYYRDDDISSEEKNQINNGIIKIELSKKNKICSGDYRIIRLEYTYEIESYTEEEGRFVLSFPLDDAPRNYVEIRPSRKFSLKAHSLFYKSDGKYYSLDSLKENDAIQLFESDTRITIISKKSIPNCDFRIYIKHRLSGTQKKWFELGYAFVLIVTLMNILLCFTQSNECLPILITVNSIVISYLLLSKGWLYDFEIDKIVSIDLPFGRFGYDKAIIWSVYFLFVQVILIILFFSILKFSNF